From the Neobacillus sp. PS3-34 genome, the window GTTTTATTTTCTATCAACATAGCCCCAACCTCAACGGGCTCCATAACTGTTTTTAATTCGCCTGTTTCCGTATCCTTTACCTGCTCTGGCTTATCAGGCTCATAAGAAGGAAAGGAGTCCTTTGCCTTCTGCATGGCATCATAAATATCCTTATTGATGGTGGTATGGATTTCATAACCTTTTTGCCTCAAATCGTGGCTAGCCAATGTAAGGTATTTATTATAAAGATTTTGGTCCTTTTTTAAATCCTTTAATTTATATCCATCCTTTTTTGCCTGGATTTCTGTCAGAATTTTAATAGACCGTTTTTCAATTTCAAAAGTAAGCCATGGATATTTTTCAAGCGGATTGTCTCTTGAAGGGACAAAATCCTTCGTAATATCGTAGGCGGATGCTTTGATATATTGAGCCTGGCTGATATAACCAGCTTCACGCATTCTCTGTAAAACAGTTTTCATTCTTGCCAGCCCTGGCTCTAGGTGCTGCTTGATATGTCCATCGCGCGTAAAAGGAGTATAGCCAAATGGACTTTGAGGCAATCCCGCTATAAACGCTGACTGTGCGAGGTTAAGGTCGCTGGCATTTTTTCCGAAAATTCCTTTTGCTGCCGCCTGTACACCGGCAATGTTCCGCCTGATGAATTTCGTCCAAAGGTTGCTACATTTAAATAGGCTTCAAGGATTTCTTTTTTATTGAAAAATCTCTCAAGCCTTAATGCCAAAAGAATTTCCTTTGCTTTTCGCTGGAAAGAAACTTCATTTGTTAAAATTTGATTCTTTATTAGCTGCTGGGTTAAAGTACTTCCTCCAGACTGAATGGGGGAATTCGTAACCTCTTGATAAACTGCGCGTAAAATGGCCTTTGGAACAACGCCATTATGCTGGTAAAAATACCGGTCTTCTGTGGCGACAACCGCATTTACAAGATTATCTGAGACTTGATCAAGCTTTACTTCGTCCCGCTCAAGGTCGGAACGGAGCTTGCCGAGATATACCTGGTCGGCAAAGTAAAGATCGGAGGTCTCGGTATAGTTGTAAATGTCTTTTTTCATGCTGCTGTATGAACGGACAGGCTCGTCTTTTACGAGTGATGCCAAAAATCCAGCCCCTGCTCCAGCAGCAAATGACCCTCCCAAAATAGCAATAATCAAAATAACCAGGAAGAGATTCCAAATAACTCTGTATGTATTATGTGCACTTTTAATAGCTGTTCTGCCTGTGTTTTGCCGAGTTATGGATTTTATTTTAGCTCTACACGATTGCTCGTTTTCTTTCATTCGTATCAAACCCCCTAAAATCACATTTATTATAGCATAATGAAATAATAAAAAAGAAAGTTCCCTTTATTTTCTAAAAACTGCATGCACCATTTGACAGCTGACTAAATTATATGGTAAAAAGAGCTATAGTTTAAAAATTTGATACGATAGGCTGAGAAGGGAATCAGTAATTCTTCTATCCCTGTTTTAGAGAGCCGGCGGCTGGTGTAAGCCGGTACATATAGAAGAATGAATTACGTCTCTGAGCTTTCGCCATGAATCATATTTAGTAATGGTGAACGGAAAAAAACCGTTAATTTTTTGAGTTGGAGGAAGAAATTCCTCAAGCTGGGTGGTACCGCGCGTTTTTGCGTCCCTGCATTTTTTGCAGGGGCGTTTTTATTTTTTCTTAATATGGAGGGATTATGATGGAATTATTAGAGGATTTAAAATGGAGAGGGATAGTTTACCAGCAGACAGATGAGGAAGGCATTAAAGAAACATTGGATAAAGAGAAAATTTCTTTATATTGCGGTGTCGATCCGACAGCCGACAGCATGCATATCGGACACTTGCTTCCGTTCCTGACATTAAGACGTTTTCAAAACCATCGCCACCGCCCAATTGTTTTGGTTGGTGGAGCAACGGGATTAATCGGAGATCCAAGCGGCAAAAGTGAAGAGAGAAAGCTGCAAACGCTTGAAACAGTTCAGCATAATGTAAAGGCATGCAAATGCAGCTTGAGAAATTTTTAATTTTGGCGGGGAAAACGGTGCT encodes:
- a CDS encoding biosynthetic peptidoglycan transglycosylase, whose translation is MKENEQSCRAKIKSITRQNTGRTAIKSAHNTYRVIWNLFLVILIIAILGGSFAAGAGAGFLASLVKDEPVRSYSSMKKDIYNYTETSDLYFADQVYLGKLRSDLERDEVKLDQVSDNLVNAVVATEDRYFYQHNGVVPKAILRAVYQEVTNSPIQSGGSTLTQQLIKNQILTNEVSFQRKAKEILLALRLERFFNKKEILEAYLNVATFGRNSSGGTLPVYRRQQKEFSEKMPATLTSHSQRL